Genomic DNA from Blastocatellia bacterium:
GCGCTCGCGCCGGTTCGGGCAATCGAACCACGACGCGCGAGGGTTGCGAGACGTCAATGTAGCTGATCGTCACATCTTCCTGTAGCAATTCCGCCGTGGGCGCTACGCCCAGGCGCCGCAGCTCTGCGGCATCTTGCTTCTTCACGGCGCTCAGGATCTGCAGGCTCAACTCGAACCGTCGCCGAAAGTCTCGATCGCCCAGGTGAATCCAGGTCATCGGACTCTCCGTGAGATTCACCGTCACGTTCTTCAGATCCCGGAGATTCACCTGATCCACCCGATCCCAATAACTCGGCTCGGGCGCACTCAATTCCTGCTGAAGTTGCCGATAGAGCGCCACGCGCTGCCGATTCTCGGCCGCCGCCAGCTCCGATTCCTCCTCATTCCATCCCACTAGTAGCGGGAGCGTCTGCAGACCGAGCAAATGGAAATCCCCAATGACCATCCCCTCCTCGTCCACGCAAACGGGTGTTCCGCGATGTCGCGCGACCAGCGCGACGGGCGTGCGCTCGATGATCCGCACCCGCAGTTCGTCGGGCAGGACGCGTATGATCTCCGCATCCTTGATGAGGGGGTGCTGCCGAAGGTCCTCGCGCAGGGTGTGGAGGTCGGTGCGGAGAAGGCCGCGGCTTGTCGCCCGCCGGACGATCGCCTCGATCTCTTGAATGGGAACGCGGACGTTGCCCGTGATCCGCAGCGTCCTCGGCTCAAAAGCCGCTGTTGGTCCCAGGGCGCGCGCGGCGAGGATGAGCGCGCCAAATCCCAAAATCGGAACGAAGATCCGAAGAGCGATCCGCAAGGCGTTCCGCAGTCGAAGGCGCTCCGCTCTTCGATTGGATTCGCGGACGACGGTCTCCACCATGCGCGCCGAACGCGCGCGCCGATCCCGCGCCCGACGCGGTCGCGGGGCAACGGCCTGATTCACGTGCGTGAGCATGTCACCCTCCCTTGTGCGTGGTCTCCGACGTGCGCTCGGAAACATCGTGAAGGACGGTCAGAATCCGGTCGGCCGCCTGCGTGACACTCCCAGCACCGAGCGTCAACAGAAGATCGCCTGGGCGTAAGACCGCGAGCGTCGCTTCGATCGCCGCGTCCAGATCTCCCACGTATTGCGCGTTCCGATGACCGAACTCCCGAAGCCGCTCGACGAGTCGCTCCGCCGTCACGCCCTCGATCGGTTCCTCACTCGCCGCGTAAATGTCC
This window encodes:
- a CDS encoding FtsQ-type POTRA domain-containing protein, which produces MLTHVNQAVAPRPRRARDRRARSARMVETVVRESNRRAERLRLRNALRIALRIFVPILGFGALILAARALGPTAAFEPRTLRITGNVRVPIQEIEAIVRRATSRGLLRTDLHTLREDLRQHPLIKDAEIIRVLPDELRVRIIERTPVALVARHRGTPVCVDEEGMVIGDFHLLGLQTLPLLVGWNEEESELAAAENRQRVALYRQLQQELSAPEPSYWDRVDQVNLRDLKNVTVNLTESPMTWIHLGDRDFRRRFELSLQILSAVKKQDAAELRRLGVAPTAELLQEDVTISYIDVSQPSRVVVRLPEPARAREAATAPVHRPSRAKLQPTRAR